One part of the Deinococcus psychrotolerans genome encodes these proteins:
- a CDS encoding M15 family metallopeptidase, whose amino-acid sequence MTFNFAAAIAQRPSDTELPFALGRFSYRDNPEQRGAVIPDPAWASTHLVEVDLTQFAGFPPTGGKPAKHLWMHKQVAPVFIATMQEAVRRGLLSKLREYNGCYVPRHMGWTPGRPLSVHSWGAAIDFDANTNGYGVPLARMQIDQGLVRCMEECGWTWGGRWTGPYADGMHFQWSDPLPGTAVQPWQDAMARTAVPLKPVPVQPLRRQVKLSGKVVTGRFVVQSKTFATTIAVQADGSVWMRPATLAEQQGTVAPGSPVTGNSGRVTLQDQAGDWTPFAGRAVYRGLLLNLDAQTADLSITPA is encoded by the coding sequence ATGACGTTTAATTTTGCTGCTGCCATTGCCCAGCGCCCCTCGGATACCGAACTCCCGTTCGCCCTGGGGCGCTTTTCATACCGTGACAACCCCGAGCAGCGCGGGGCCGTGATTCCCGACCCGGCCTGGGCCAGCACGCACCTGGTCGAGGTCGACCTGACGCAGTTTGCTGGGTTCCCGCCGACCGGGGGCAAGCCGGCGAAGCATCTGTGGATGCACAAGCAAGTCGCGCCGGTCTTCATCGCCACCATGCAAGAAGCGGTGCGGCGCGGCCTGCTGAGTAAGTTGCGCGAGTACAACGGCTGCTACGTGCCCAGGCACATGGGCTGGACACCGGGCCGCCCGCTCTCAGTGCATTCGTGGGGCGCGGCGATTGATTTCGACGCCAACACCAATGGATATGGTGTGCCGCTGGCCCGGATGCAGATTGACCAGGGCCTCGTGCGCTGCATGGAGGAGTGCGGCTGGACGTGGGGCGGACGCTGGACTGGGCCATACGCCGACGGGATGCACTTCCAGTGGTCTGACCCGCTGCCCGGTACCGCCGTTCAGCCCTGGCAAGACGCGATGGCCCGCACCGCCGTGCCCCTCAAGCCAGTGCCGGTGCAGCCGCTGCGCCGTCAGGTGAAGCTGAGCGGCAAGGTCGTGACTGGGCGGTTCGTGGTGCAGAGCAAAACATTCGCCACGACCATCGCGGTGCAGGCAGATGGGAGTGTCTGGATGCGTCCGGCCACCCTCGCCGAGCAGCAAGGCACTGTCGCGCCCGGTTCGCCCGTGACCGGCAACAGCGGACGGGTGACGCTACAAGATCAGGCCGGAGACTGGACGCCCTTCGCCGGACGCGCCGTTTACCGGGGGCTGCTGCTGAATCTCGACGCCCAGACCGCTGATCTGAGCATCACGCCGGCATGA